One Sediminibacillus dalangtanensis genomic region harbors:
- the trmD gene encoding tRNA (guanosine(37)-N1)-methyltransferase TrmD, with protein sequence MKIDILTLFPEMFDGVMNHSILKKAQESGAFQYRLVNFREYSQNKHKKVDDYPYGGGAGMVLTPQPVFDAVEDLSADRSDKRAEPRVVLMCPQGEPYNQAKAMELANEEHLIFICGHYEGYDERIREHIATDEISIGDYVLTGGELGAMVVIDSVVRLLPGVLGNESSAPEDSFSTGLLEHPHYTRPLDFRGMRVPDVLVSGNHGKIEEWRRLQSLKRTYQRRKDLLDGFQLTDKERQWLEGLNDE encoded by the coding sequence ATGAAAATAGATATACTGACGCTGTTCCCGGAGATGTTTGACGGAGTAATGAACCATTCGATTTTAAAAAAAGCACAGGAATCAGGAGCATTTCAATATCGCTTGGTCAATTTCCGTGAATATTCACAAAATAAGCATAAAAAGGTGGATGACTATCCATACGGAGGTGGAGCTGGAATGGTTCTCACCCCTCAGCCCGTATTCGACGCTGTGGAAGACTTGTCGGCAGATCGGTCAGATAAAAGGGCGGAACCACGTGTGGTGCTAATGTGTCCCCAAGGGGAGCCTTATAATCAGGCAAAAGCGATGGAACTCGCAAACGAGGAGCATCTAATTTTTATTTGCGGGCATTATGAGGGTTATGACGAAAGGATCCGTGAACATATCGCAACCGATGAAATATCGATTGGTGATTATGTCCTGACAGGTGGAGAATTGGGTGCGATGGTGGTTATTGACAGTGTGGTCCGATTGCTTCCAGGCGTTCTTGGTAATGAATCATCTGCTCCGGAAGATTCATTTTCCACCGGCTTACTCGAGCATCCCCATTATACCAGACCGCTTGATTTTCGCGGTATGCGGGTGCCGGATGTACTGGTATCAGGGAACCACGGCAAGATTGAGGAATGGAGACGCCTGCAATCTTTGAAACGTACTTATCAGCGGCGCAAGGATTTGCTTGATGGGTTTCAATTGACCGACAAAGAAAGACAATGGCTGGAAGGTTTGAATGACGAATAA
- the rplS gene encoding 50S ribosomal protein L19, with product MQNILEEVTREQLRTDHPDFRPGDTVKVHVKVVEGNRERIQVFEGVVIKRQNGGISETFTVRKISYGVGVERTFPVHSPRIDKIEVSRRGKVRRAKLYYLRNLRGKAARIKEIR from the coding sequence ATGCAAAATATTCTAGAAGAAGTGACAAGAGAACAGCTTCGCACTGATCATCCTGATTTTCGCCCTGGTGATACGGTAAAAGTCCACGTTAAAGTAGTGGAAGGAAACCGTGAACGTATCCAGGTTTTCGAAGGCGTTGTAATCAAGCGTCAAAACGGCGGAATCAGCGAAACTTTCACTGTTCGTAAGATTTCTTACGGCGTAGGCGTTGAACGTACTTTTCCAGTACATTCACCGCGCATTGATAAGATTGAAGTGAGCCGCCGCGGTAAAGTACGTCGTGCGAAACTTTACTATCTACGCAACCTGCGTGGTAAAGCTGCACGTATTAAAGAAATCCGCTAA
- the lepB gene encoding signal peptidase I, whose product MAKKKNEWLDWIKALLIAGLLAVIVRMFLFAPIVVDGPSMLPTLHNGDHMIVNKFNYLVGDPHRFDIVVFHATAQKDYIKRVIGIPGDHVEVKNDTLYINGEAVEEPYLKSAKQMMDGNQHYTVDFSLEELPGGYEEVPENHVLVLGDNRGNSTDSRLLGLISYDQLVGEVQLLYWPFDRFRLYT is encoded by the coding sequence ATGGCCAAAAAAAAGAATGAATGGCTGGATTGGATAAAGGCACTTTTGATTGCCGGATTACTGGCAGTTATCGTCCGGATGTTTTTATTCGCTCCTATTGTAGTAGATGGACCGTCCATGCTGCCAACACTGCATAATGGAGATCATATGATTGTAAACAAGTTCAATTATCTAGTTGGTGATCCACATAGATTCGATATCGTGGTATTCCATGCTACAGCCCAGAAAGACTATATAAAGCGGGTCATTGGCATACCGGGCGACCATGTAGAGGTCAAAAATGACACCCTTTATATAAATGGAGAAGCAGTGGAAGAACCATATTTAAAGTCTGCAAAGCAAATGATGGATGGCAACCAGCATTATACCGTCGATTTCAGTCTCGAAGAATTGCCGGGCGGGTATGAGGAGGTGCCGGAAAATCATGTATTGGTGCTTGGGGACAACCGGGGCAATTCAACGGACAGTCGTTTGTTGGGATTGATTTCCTATGATCAACTGGTAGGAGAAGTCCAGTTATTATATTGGCCGTTCGACCGCTTCCGTTTATACACGTGA
- the ylqF gene encoding ribosome biogenesis GTPase YlqF, whose translation MTIQWFPGHMAKAKREVQEKLKLVDFVIELVDARVPDSSQNPMLQEVLQNKPRMRVLMKKDLADPAITRLWMDRFEAEGIKSVAVDVQNKQDVQLVIAAAKEMGKEKQEKLMKKGVRPRASRAMILGIPNVGKSTLINRLVNRKIAKTGDRPGVTTSQQWIKVKKDFELLDTPGILWPKFEDELVGYRLAAIGTIKDQLLPKEDIAAFIVNFLKEAYPSLLQERYGLEGENDMGIIFEKIGGSRGCLESGGRVNFEKTAEVIIRDLRSGRLGRLTLEGPE comes from the coding sequence ATGACAATTCAATGGTTTCCAGGACATATGGCAAAGGCAAAACGAGAAGTTCAGGAAAAATTGAAATTAGTGGATTTTGTTATCGAATTAGTTGATGCCCGGGTGCCGGATTCCTCACAAAATCCCATGCTGCAAGAGGTGCTGCAAAATAAGCCGCGCATGCGTGTATTGATGAAAAAGGATTTAGCTGATCCGGCAATTACACGTCTGTGGATGGATCGGTTCGAGGCTGAAGGTATCAAATCTGTTGCAGTGGATGTGCAGAACAAACAAGATGTGCAATTGGTCATTGCTGCTGCCAAGGAAATGGGCAAAGAAAAGCAGGAAAAGCTCATGAAAAAGGGTGTAAGACCACGGGCTTCCAGAGCAATGATTCTAGGTATTCCGAATGTGGGTAAATCAACACTGATTAACCGGCTGGTGAACAGAAAAATAGCTAAAACGGGAGACCGGCCAGGTGTGACCACCAGTCAACAGTGGATAAAAGTAAAGAAGGATTTTGAACTTTTGGATACACCGGGTATTTTATGGCCAAAATTCGAAGATGAACTGGTCGGCTATCGTCTGGCCGCTATTGGAACGATAAAAGATCAATTGCTGCCGAAAGAAGATATCGCTGCTTTTATTGTCAACTTTTTAAAAGAAGCTTATCCATCCCTGCTTCAGGAGCGATATGGCTTAGAAGGGGAAAATGACATGGGAATCATCTTTGAAAAAATCGGCGGTTCCAGAGGCTGTTTGGAAAGTGGAGGACGGGTGAATTTTGAGAAAACTGCAGAAGTGATCATCCGCGATCTGCGTTCTGGCCGATTGGGCAGGTTGACTTTAGAAGGCCCTGAATAA